In Deltaproteobacteria bacterium, the following are encoded in one genomic region:
- the argH gene encoding argininosuccinate lyase, which translates to MAEKPWGGRFTQEMHDLAEEFTSSISFDKRLYRFDIKGSMAYCEALARAGILSQEERGKILQALKDIEEEIELKEFPFSTRWEDIHMHIEQRLREKIGEVGGKLHTGRSRNDQVSLDMRLYLKEEVISTLGLLKGLQASLVEQAAKHMNAIMPGYTHLRKAQPILFSHHLMAYYEMFKRDRERLTEALRRMGVLPLGSGAMAGTPYPIDRKYLAELLGLAEISQNSIDAVSDRDFVVEFLSHCALIMMHLSRLCEELILWSTPEFGFLRLPQSFCTGSSIMPQKENPDVLELIRAKTGRVYGALVSLLTILRALPLAYNRDLQEDKEPLFNAIDTVKASLRIMAKLLEGVEVNQERMKEAAAKGFTNATDLADYLVKKGIPFRKAHQIAGKVVKYAEEKDKKLEDLSLDELRSFSPAIGEDIFDYIRIEGSVDHRQSIGGTARQRVAEQIKRAQEELAC; encoded by the coding sequence ATGGCGGAAAAACCCTGGGGAGGGAGATTTACCCAAGAGATGCACGATCTAGCAGAGGAGTTTACCTCTTCCATCTCCTTTGATAAAAGGCTTTATCGTTTCGATATTAAGGGGAGCATGGCCTACTGTGAGGCGTTGGCAAGGGCGGGGATCCTCTCCCAGGAGGAGAGGGGAAAGATCCTTCAAGCCCTGAAAGATATAGAAGAGGAGATAGAGCTGAAGGAGTTCCCCTTTTCCACCCGTTGGGAAGATATCCATATGCATATCGAACAAAGACTGCGGGAGAAGATCGGGGAGGTGGGGGGCAAACTCCACACGGGCAGGAGCAGAAACGATCAGGTATCCCTGGACATGCGCCTTTACCTCAAAGAGGAGGTGATCAGCACCCTCGGTCTCTTAAAGGGGCTTCAGGCCAGTTTGGTGGAACAGGCTGCCAAACATATGAACGCAATCATGCCTGGGTACACCCACCTGCGCAAGGCCCAACCCATCCTCTTCTCCCACCACCTGATGGCCTATTATGAGATGTTCAAGAGGGATAGGGAGAGATTGACCGAAGCCCTGCGCAGGATGGGTGTCCTCCCCTTGGGCAGCGGAGCCATGGCCGGCACCCCTTATCCCATAGACCGGAAGTATTTGGCCGAGTTGTTGGGCCTTGCCGAAATCAGCCAGAACAGCATCGATGCAGTGAGCGATAGGGACTTCGTGGTGGAGTTTCTCTCCCACTGCGCCCTCATAATGATGCACCTCAGCCGCCTTTGTGAGGAGCTCATCCTGTGGTCCACCCCGGAGTTCGGCTTCCTGCGCCTGCCTCAATCCTTCTGCACTGGCAGCAGCATCATGCCCCAAAAGGAGAACCCCGATGTGCTGGAGCTGATCAGGGCAAAGACGGGGAGGGTCTACGGCGCCCTTGTCTCTTTGCTCACCATCCTCAGGGCCCTCCCCTTGGCGTATAATAGGGATCTCCAAGAGGACAAAGAACCCCTATTCAACGCCATCGATACAGTGAAGGCATCCCTTAGAATTATGGCCAAACTCCTCGAGGGGGTAGAGGTAAACCAAGAGAGGATGAAGGAGGCCGCTGCCAAGGGCTTCACCAACGCCACCGATCTGGCCGATTACCTGGTCAAAAAGGGGATCCCCTTTAGGAAGGCCCACCAGATCGCCGGGAAGGTGGTAAAATACGCCGAAGAGAAAGACAAAAAGCTAGAGGATCTCTCCCTGGACGAACTCCGATCGTTCTCCCCGGCCATCGGAGAGGACATCTTCGACTATATTCGCATAGAGGGCTCGGTGGATCATCGTCAAAGCATAGGGGGGACAGCTCGCCAAAGGGTGGCTGAACAGATAAAGCGGGCCCAAGAGGAGCTGGCATGTTGA